A genomic region of Acidimicrobiales bacterium contains the following coding sequences:
- a CDS encoding phosphotransferase family protein encodes MADPTGINVAGVTGWFAQHVPEAVAPLTFELVAGGRSNLTFSVTDANGRKWVLRRPPTSHVLASAHDMGREHRLIAALGPTNVPVPVAVGLCTDEAVNGAPFYVMEFVEGTIVRDAATAEKLFTEEQRRHMGEDIIDTLVAIHAVDLKEVGLDDLARHDGYIERQLKRWHSQFTASAAQNERTVPVIDEMHDFLAARIPEQGPAAIVHGDYRLDNCMIAADGSVAAVLDWELCTLGDPLADMGLLMVYWNEKSDRDSALPAVSATAVDGFPSRAELKQRYADKTGRDVAELDFYVSFGYWKLACILEGVFARYAHGAMGNDGAAFEGFGQQVVFLGEQAKNAARNL; translated from the coding sequence TGGCGCCGTTGACGTTCGAGCTCGTCGCCGGCGGCCGCTCCAACCTCACGTTCTCGGTCACCGATGCCAACGGACGCAAGTGGGTGCTGCGCCGCCCGCCGACGAGCCACGTGCTCGCGTCGGCCCACGACATGGGTCGGGAGCACCGCCTGATCGCCGCCCTCGGTCCGACGAACGTCCCGGTCCCCGTCGCCGTCGGCTTGTGCACCGACGAGGCGGTGAACGGTGCGCCGTTCTACGTCATGGAGTTCGTCGAGGGCACGATCGTGCGCGACGCCGCAACGGCCGAGAAGCTGTTCACCGAAGAGCAGCGCCGCCACATGGGCGAGGACATCATCGACACGCTCGTCGCCATCCACGCCGTCGACCTCAAGGAGGTCGGCCTCGACGACCTGGCGCGCCACGACGGCTACATCGAGCGCCAACTCAAGCGCTGGCACTCGCAGTTCACGGCGTCGGCGGCGCAGAACGAGCGCACCGTGCCCGTCATCGACGAGATGCACGACTTCCTCGCCGCCCGCATTCCCGAGCAGGGTCCAGCGGCGATTGTGCACGGCGACTACCGCCTCGACAACTGCATGATCGCGGCGGACGGATCGGTCGCCGCCGTCCTCGACTGGGAGCTGTGCACCCTCGGCGACCCCCTCGCCGACATGGGCCTGCTCATGGTCTATTGGAACGAGAAGAGCGACCGTGACTCGGCGCTGCCAGCGGTCAGCGCCACCGCGGTCGACGGCTTTCCGTCGCGCGCTGAGCTCAAGCAGCGGTATGCCGACAAGACCGGCCGTGACGTCGCCGAGCTCGACTTCTACGTCTCGTTCGGTTACTGGAAGCTCGCCTGCATCCTCGAGGGCGTCTTCGCCCGCTACGCCCACGGCGCCATGGGCAACGACGGCGCGGCGTTCGAAGGCTTCGGCCAGCAGGTTGTCTTCCTCGGCGAGCAGGCCAAGAACGCGGCGAGGAATCTGTAG